From Xanthomonas citri pv. mangiferaeindicae:
CGGATCGATTTCCGCCTGGCCTACCTGCTGCCACCTAGCGTGATGCTGCTGGTGTCCTGGCTGCTGTTCCGTCGACGCAGCGCCTGACGGGCGGCGGCGTCGGGCGGCGCTTGCCGGGCCGCGAACAACGATGGCCGGCGGCGGGTTTGAACTGTCATTTCGACGTGGGCATGCGGTCGGCTGCGCCCCTGGCGCCCCGGGCAGCGCAGGGCCTCTCAGCGCGCAGACCGCTTGGGATCGCGCACGATCCGGGTGCCGCTCGCCCGGTCGTGCCAGGTCAGGCGGTCGCGATCGAACCAGGCCCACCAGAACCCCAGGCCGCCAGCCAGCAGCGACACCGTCCCGATCGCGAAACGCAGCCACAACGCGCGTGCCGTCGGCTGGCCGCCATCGTGCCCGCGCACCCGGATGCGCCAGGGCCGCATGCCCAATGTCTGGCCGCCGTGGCGCCAACTCACGACCGCATAAGCGCCGGTCGCCAGCCAGCAGCACAGCCACAGCAGCCACTGCAGCGTGCTCAGCGGCGCGATGTTCTCATGCGGGTCGTGATGCCCGGCGAAGGTATAGCCCGCGGTGAACAGGGCCGATAGCAACAGCCACAACGCGAGCGCCGGCCAAAGATCGTAGACCAGCGCCAGCAGTCGCCAGCCGATCCAGGGGCGAGCAGGGGCGGCGGGACGGGAAAGCGATGCAGACATCGCGACAGGATAGCGGCAGCGCCCGGTGTTGCGCTGCGCAGGCGCGACGATGACGCCTGCGTTCGGCGGCGGATGTCAGACCGACGGTGTGGGGTCGGCCGTCAGGCTCTAAGCTGTGCACGATATGCCGACCACCGCCACACCCGCCGAACGCCGCGCCCTCGTGGTCGGCCTGCCACCGTTGCGCGACGATGACCGCGCTGCGATCGAAGGGTTTCTCGACGCGTTCTGGGCCGAGACCGGCATCGCCGCGCAGACCGGTTCGGCCTACCGTCGCGACCTGGAAGGGCTCGCGCGCTGGCGCGACGGCCGCGACGGCGGCATCGCCAACGCGGACCGTGCCGCGCTGTTCGACTACCTGGCATGGCGCACCCGCCATGGCTGGTCGCCGCGCAGCAATGCGCGGCTGCTGTCGGCGCTGCGCGCGTTCTACGCCGACCGGCAGCGCCGGCATGGCCGCGCCGACGATCCGACCGCCCTGCTCGAACCGCCGAAGCTGCCTCGGCCGCTGCCCAAGGCCTTGGGCGAATCGCAGATCGAGGCCTTGCTCGCCGCGCCGGATGTGACCGCCGCCGATGGCTTGCGCGATCGCACGATGCTCGAGCTGATGTACGCCTGCGGCCTGCGGGTCAGCGAGCTGACCGGCCTGCCGGCCAATGGCGTCAATCTGCGCCAGGGCGCACTGCGGGTCACCGGCAAGGGCGAACGCACCCGCCTGGTGCCGCTGGGCGAAGAGGCGCAGCACTGGTTGCAGCGGTATCTGGCCGAGGCCCGCCCGGTGCTGGCCGGCGGCAAGCCGCTGCCGGCCGACACCCAGGGTGGCACGCCGCTGTTCCTGACCGCCCGACGCCTGCCGCTGTCCCGGCAGCAGTTCTGGGGCCTGGTCAAGCGCTATGCCGCGATCGCAGGCATCGACCCGGCCCGGATCAGCCCACACGGCCTGCGCCACAGTTTCGCCACCCATCTGCTCAACCACGGCGCCGACCTGCGCGCGCTGCAGATGCTGCTCGGCCACAGTTCCCTGTCGACGACCCAGATCTACACCCTCGTCGCCCGCGAACACCTCAAACGCCTCCACGCCACCCATCACCCTAGGGGGTGAGCGCATGCGCTTGCGAGCCACTGGCTCGCGCATGCGCGAACGCCTCGCGTGCTTCGCGAGGCCGGGCGAGCGCTGGAGCGAATAGCCGATTGCGACCCGACGCCGACCCCGCATGCGCGAACGCCCGGCCAAGGGTGAGACGAGGGCGCTGCGAGGCACCGCCTCGCGCCCTGGGCGAACGCCCCGCGTGCTGCGCGGGGCCGGCCAGCCGGGCTGGGCGTTCGTCAAGCGACTAGGCTCCGCCATGGACGGCGGTGGGAGGTATCGACTCCGAGGCGGCACTGCCGCGCGGGCTTGGCGAACGCCTCGCGTGCTTCGCGAGGACGGGCGAGCGCTGGAGCGAATAGCCGATTGCGACCCGACGCCGACCGCGCATGCGCGAACGCGCCGCGTGCTGGGCGGGGCCGGCGCGCGGAAGAGCCCGCCCAACGGGCAGGCCGGATCGCCTCCCGTCTGCGCGCACAGGCTTGCGCGAAATGCACCCCCATCCCAACCTTCCCCCGCAGGCGAGGGAAGGGGCGAAAAGCAGAATCGCGCAGGGTACTTCCCCGTTTGCGCGGGAGGTCAACGCCGCAGGTGCCAGGTGGGGGCAACCTCGAGCGTCGCCTCCCGTCTGCGCGCACAGGCTTTGCGCGAAATGCACCCCCATCCCAACCTTCCCCCGCAGGCGAGGGAAGGGGCGAAAAGCAGAATCGCGCAGGGTACTTCCCCGTTTGCGTGGGAGGTCAACGCCGCTGGTGCCAGGTGGGGGCAACCTCGTGCGTCGCTTCCCGTCTGCGGGCACGAGCTTTGCGCGAAATGCACCCTATCCCACCTTCCAACCGTGAAGAGAGCAACGCCCCCGCAGGCGGGAGAAGGGGCGAAAAGCAGGGTCGCGCGTTACCTCCTTCGCTTGGGGCTACCTCCTCCGCTTGCGGGGGAGGTCGGCGCCGCAGGCGCCGGGTGGGGGAAGCTCGGGCATCGTGGTCGACACGGCGTCTGCCCGCTGGCGGTGCCCGGCACCCGAAGGCCCCGTTCGCCATTCTGCCCGTGAACACCAATGCGACCGCAAGGCCCCGGTTCGATTCCCGGTCACGGCTTCGTGCCAGAATCGCCGGTCCTGGAGTTTCTCCGTCCGCGGTAGCCCGATGCGATGAAGCGATACCTGTTCGCCCTGTTGAGCGCCTTCAGCCTGTCCGCCTGTGCCCAGGGCACGAGTACCCCTGATGCGGCGGCCAACCCGGCCGCACCGACCTCGGCCGCGAGCGCTGCCGCCAATGTCCCGCCGCCGCCCCGGGCACGCCGGCCGCGATCGCGCGCAACGCGATCCTGTCGATCAACCCGCAGGTCTCGATCGAGAGCATCCACGACGCGCCGCTGCCGGGGTTCCAGGAGGTGATCGTTGCCGGCCAGGTGCTCTACGTCAGCAATGATGGCCGCTACGTCATGCAGGGCAGCCTGTTCGATGCGCAAGAGAAGCGCGACCTGAGCCAGTCCGGACTGTCGCAGCTGCGCAAGCGCCTGCTGTCGGAGGTGCCCGAGGAGCAGCGGATCATCTTCGCACCGGCCAACCCCAAGTACACCGTGTCGGTCTTCACCGACGTCGAATGCGGGTACTGCCGTCGTCTGCACGACGACATCGCCGAGTACAACAAGCGCGGCATTGCGATCGAATACCTGGCCTATCCGCGCATGGGGCCTGGCAGCGAGGATTTCCGGCTGATGGAGTCGGTGTGGTGCGCGGCCGATCGCCGCAAGGCGCTGACCGATGCCAAAGCCGGGCGCCGGGTGACCTCCCAGCCCTGCGCCAATCCGGTGGCGGCGCATTACGCGCTGGGCCAGCGCGTGGGCCTGACCGGCACCCCGATGATCGTGGCCGAGGACGGCACTCAGATGCCGGGCTACATGCCCCCGACCAGTTGCTCGCCGCGCTGCAACGCCTGGCCGGCGCCGCCGGCGGCCGCTGAGCCGACAGTCAGTGCGTGGCCGGGCGGCAGGCCCGGCCATTGGCTACAATGGGCGGCCCTGAATCACGGTTTGCCCGGACATGATCGTCCTCGAGGGCCAGCAGGCCCTGTCGCCGTTCCGACGTGAGCGGCTTGAAGCGCGTCTGCAAGCGGTCTCGCCGGCGCTGCGCGTCGCCGATGCCTGGCACGTCTACTTCGTCGAGGCCGAACCGGGCCGCACGCCGGACGACGCCACGCTGCGTCGCCTGCTCGAAGTCGATGCCGGTCCGGGACCTGCGCCTGCGCCGGATACGGTGTCGCGCATTGTGTCGCCGCGGCTGGGCACGATGTCGCCTTGGGCGAGCAAGGCCGGCGAACTGCTGCGCGGTGCCGGGCTGCCGATCCACCGCGTCGAGCGCGGCCTGCGCATCGATCTGCTCGGCTGGTCCGATTCGGCAGCAGAGCGCGCCGCGGTGGACAAGCTGCTGCACGACCCGATGACCGAGTCGTTGCTCGACGACGTCGAAGCGGCGCAGGCGCTGTTCGCCGTGCCGCAGCGTGGCGTGCTCGAGCGCATCCCGCTTGACGATCTCGAGGCGGCGAACGCGCGCCTGGGCCTGGCGCTGGCCGACGACGAGATCGCCTACCTGCGCGAGCGCTTTGGGGTACTCGGGCGTGCGCCCTCGGACGTCGAGCTGATGATGTTCGCGCAGGCCAATTCCGAGCATTGCCGGCACAAGATCTTCAATGCGACCTGGACCATCGACGGCGAGGCGCAACCGCAGTCGCTGTTCCGCATGATCCGCCATACGCATGCGCAGACGCCCGAGCACACGCTGTCGGCCTACAGCGACAACGCCGCGGTGGTGGAAGGCTATCCGGCCCGTCGCTTCCGGCCCGATCCGGTGTCGTTCGAGTACCGCAGCGAGCCGCTGCTCGACAGCGCGTTCTGCATCAAGGTCGAAACCCATAACCACCCGACGGCGATCTCGCCGTTCGCCGGTGCGGCCACCGGTGCGGGCGGTGAGATCCGCGACGAGGGTGCGACCGGACGCGG
This genomic window contains:
- a CDS encoding site-specific tyrosine recombinase XerD, whose protein sequence is MPTTATPAERRALVVGLPPLRDDDRAAIEGFLDAFWAETGIAAQTGSAYRRDLEGLARWRDGRDGGIANADRAALFDYLAWRTRHGWSPRSNARLLSALRAFYADRQRRHGRADDPTALLEPPKLPRPLPKALGESQIEALLAAPDVTAADGLRDRTMLELMYACGLRVSELTGLPANGVNLRQGALRVTGKGERTRLVPLGEEAQHWLQRYLAEARPVLAGGKPLPADTQGGTPLFLTARRLPLSRQQFWGLVKRYAAIAGIDPARISPHGLRHSFATHLLNHGADLRALQMLLGHSSLSTTQIYTLVAREHLKRLHATHHPRG